A genome region from Pseudomonas anguilliseptica includes the following:
- a CDS encoding YmfQ family protein, whose product MAISADDYGRQLQALLPPGPAWEADLDPFHEQLLGAGGVGLAGVHGRADDLLHESDPRSTYELLARWEAVLGLPDECTLPGGALAERRAAVVAKFLAQGGMSRSYYIGVAEGLGYPGATITEFRPMTCESACDAGLDPDPWSSVWILNLPGGERRRDMEAESDCDEALSTWGDTTVECVVSKQAPAHTILHFAYGDA is encoded by the coding sequence ATGGCTATAAGCGCAGATGACTATGGCCGGCAGCTGCAGGCCCTGCTGCCGCCTGGCCCTGCCTGGGAGGCAGACCTAGATCCCTTCCACGAGCAACTGCTGGGGGCTGGTGGAGTAGGTCTGGCGGGCGTGCATGGCCGGGCGGATGACCTGTTGCACGAGAGCGACCCGCGCAGCACCTATGAGTTGCTGGCCCGCTGGGAGGCGGTGCTCGGCCTGCCGGATGAATGCACGCTGCCCGGCGGCGCCCTCGCGGAGCGCCGGGCAGCCGTGGTGGCCAAGTTCCTGGCCCAAGGCGGCATGAGCCGCAGCTACTACATCGGCGTGGCCGAGGGCCTGGGCTACCCGGGCGCGACCATCACCGAGTTCCGCCCGATGACCTGCGAGAGCGCCTGCGATGCCGGCCTCGACCCGGACCCGTGGAGCTCTGTCTGGATACTTAACCTGCCCGGCGGCGAGCGGCGCCGCGACATGGAAGCCGAGTCGGACTGCGACGAGGCGCTCTCCACCTGGGGCGACACCACGGTGGAGTGCGTGGTCAGCAAGCAGGCCCCGGCCCACACCATCCTTCACTTTGCTTATGGAGATGCCTGA
- a CDS encoding glycoside hydrolase family 104 protein, translating to MARITAAQAGGKNVLAFLDMIAWSEGTDNGRQPTLDHGYDVLVGGGLFRGYADHPRQVIDLPKLRIKSTAAGRYQILSRYYDHYREQLRLPDFAPVSQDLIALQLIRECRALDDIKAGRAAEAARKCRSRWASLPGAGYGQHEHKIDDLLAVYVAAGGGMS from the coding sequence ATGGCTCGAATCACGGCTGCCCAAGCGGGCGGCAAGAACGTGCTCGCCTTTCTGGACATGATCGCCTGGAGCGAGGGTACCGATAACGGCCGCCAGCCGACGCTGGACCACGGTTATGACGTGCTTGTGGGGGGCGGCCTGTTCCGAGGCTATGCCGACCACCCGCGGCAAGTAATCGATCTGCCTAAGCTACGCATCAAGTCCACGGCGGCAGGCCGGTACCAGATCCTGTCGCGCTACTACGACCACTACAGAGAGCAGCTCAGGCTTCCGGACTTTGCGCCGGTGAGCCAGGACCTGATTGCCCTGCAACTGATCCGAGAGTGTCGAGCCCTGGACGACATCAAGGCCGGCCGGGCAGCCGAGGCAGCGCGCAAGTGTCGCTCGCGCTGGGCAAGCCTGCCCGGTGCTGGATACGGGCAGCACGAGCACAAGATCGATGATCTGCTGGCGGTCTATGTCGCTGCTGGCGGGGGGATGTCATGA
- a CDS encoding DUF2514 family protein: protein MSWLRVIPAWGWLLLALALVGGVQQIRVVAAGLETTEVLAELANYRTEVAERDRRAAMAALTETKRRQQAAEGVEKDAQGKLGQAQGDAARAGDALQRLQQRYAEAEQRARQCGNTITDQLSAAAEAEARMRAELLGRLGAAAGLYAATADDNRVRGQACEASYDSLTQ, encoded by the coding sequence ATGAGTTGGCTGAGAGTGATCCCTGCGTGGGGGTGGTTGCTTTTGGCCTTAGCTCTGGTCGGTGGCGTTCAGCAGATCCGAGTTGTTGCCGCCGGGCTGGAGACCACCGAGGTGCTGGCTGAGTTAGCGAACTATCGCACCGAGGTGGCAGAGCGAGACCGGCGCGCAGCCATGGCTGCACTCACTGAAACGAAGCGCCGCCAGCAGGCGGCCGAGGGGGTAGAGAAAGATGCGCAAGGGAAACTTGGGCAGGCACAAGGTGATGCTGCTCGGGCTGGCGATGCTCTGCAGCGCCTGCAGCAGCGATACGCAGAGGCTGAGCAGCGAGCCCGCCAGTGCGGCAATACCATCACTGACCAGCTCAGCGCGGCAGCAGAAGCCGAAGCCAGAATGCGTGCCGAGTTGCTCGGCCGGCTTGGAGCGGCTGCTGGACTCTATGCTGCAACCGCCGACGACAACCGAGTGAGGGGGCAGGCCTGCGAGGCCTCCTACGATTCGCTCACGCAATGA
- a CDS encoding DNA adenine methylase, with amino-acid sequence MTQPIIPWMGGKRRLADRLIPLFPPHECYVEVFAGGAALFFLRPQPAPVEVLNDINGDLVSLYRVVQNHVEEFVRQFKWALSSRQLFEWQKIARPETLTDIQRAARFFYLQHHAFGGKVSGQNFGTATTGPAPNIMRIEENLSAAWQRLSGVYVENLPWLECAERYDRAHTFLYMDPPYWQTEGYGVDFPFDQYLAMADFMRRCKGKVMVSINDHPDIREAFAGFHMERLDIRYSVTNQRQCMADATGELVIMNWKPAELGGLFDGL; translated from the coding sequence ATGACTCAACCCATCATCCCCTGGATGGGCGGCAAGCGCCGCCTAGCCGACCGCCTCATTCCGCTGTTCCCGCCCCACGAGTGCTACGTCGAGGTCTTCGCCGGAGGCGCCGCGCTCTTCTTCCTTCGCCCCCAGCCGGCGCCCGTCGAGGTGCTGAACGACATCAACGGCGACCTGGTGTCGCTCTATCGAGTGGTGCAGAACCACGTCGAGGAGTTCGTGCGCCAGTTCAAGTGGGCGCTGTCCAGCCGGCAGTTGTTCGAGTGGCAGAAGATCGCTCGGCCGGAGACCCTCACCGATATCCAGCGCGCTGCGCGCTTCTTCTACCTGCAGCACCATGCCTTCGGTGGCAAGGTGTCCGGGCAAAACTTCGGCACGGCTACCACCGGCCCGGCGCCCAACATCATGCGCATCGAGGAGAACCTCTCAGCGGCGTGGCAGCGGCTGTCTGGGGTGTATGTCGAGAACCTGCCCTGGCTGGAGTGCGCCGAGCGCTACGACCGCGCCCACACCTTTCTCTACATGGACCCGCCGTACTGGCAGACCGAGGGCTATGGCGTGGACTTCCCCTTTGATCAGTACCTGGCGATGGCCGACTTCATGCGGCGCTGCAAGGGCAAGGTGATGGTCAGCATCAACGATCACCCTGATATCCGCGAGGCGTTTGCCGGCTTCCACATGGAGCGCTTGGATATCCGTTACAGCGTGACCAATCAGCGGCAGTGCATGGCGGACGCAACCGGCGAGCTGGTGATCATGAACTGGAAGCCGGCCGAGCTGGGCGGCCTGTTCGATGGGCTCTGA
- a CDS encoding methyltransferase, which yields MPTTLPAQILQDAALLQRFQALDSFLIEHQALWRPRPFVHYPVLPWEAEHPQLAAWLRAQSLEHAEAAHNQPYLLPAPAPFPQLAAQADELSLIGELPRLPATALPPRFSSDVPGRKWQQIDAFARSLSFSQKPQHWLDWCAGKGHLGRMLAHGGGSLTCLEYNPQLVSNGQQLSHKLGIAAQHIEQDVLAADASQQLQAQHTPVALHACGELHIRLLQLANHVGCQQLAVAPCCYNRISTATYQPLSVSAQASTLQLSIDDLGLPLSETVTAGARVRRQRDQSMARRLGFDLLLRQLRGINEYLPTPSLPAAWLNKPFADYCKDLAALKQLPTPTAQNWQQLEQQGWQRLAEVRNLELLRNLFRRPLELWLLLDRALFLQEQGYSTRLGRFCSHQQSPRNLLLLAERP from the coding sequence ATGCCAACCACCTTACCTGCCCAGATCCTGCAAGACGCTGCCTTGCTGCAGCGTTTTCAAGCACTCGACAGTTTTCTTATCGAGCATCAGGCGCTGTGGCGACCACGGCCCTTTGTGCATTACCCGGTATTGCCCTGGGAAGCCGAGCACCCACAGCTGGCCGCCTGGCTCAGAGCACAAAGCCTGGAGCATGCCGAAGCCGCGCATAACCAACCGTACCTGCTGCCAGCACCCGCGCCCTTCCCACAACTGGCCGCTCAGGCTGACGAGCTAAGCCTGATTGGCGAACTGCCACGGTTACCCGCGACAGCTCTGCCCCCACGTTTTAGCAGCGATGTGCCAGGCCGCAAGTGGCAGCAGATAGACGCTTTTGCCCGCAGCCTGAGCTTTAGCCAGAAACCGCAACACTGGCTGGACTGGTGCGCCGGCAAAGGCCACCTTGGCCGGATGCTCGCACACGGCGGCGGCAGCCTGACCTGCCTGGAGTACAACCCACAACTGGTCAGCAACGGCCAACAGCTCAGCCATAAACTCGGCATCGCAGCGCAACATATTGAACAGGATGTACTCGCCGCCGACGCCTCGCAGCAACTCCAGGCACAACACACCCCCGTGGCCCTGCATGCCTGCGGTGAGCTGCATATACGCCTGCTGCAACTCGCCAACCATGTCGGCTGCCAGCAACTGGCCGTGGCGCCCTGCTGCTACAACCGCATCAGCACAGCGACCTATCAGCCACTCTCGGTAAGCGCCCAGGCCTCGACACTGCAGCTGTCCATCGACGATCTTGGCCTCCCTCTGAGTGAAACCGTCACCGCTGGCGCGAGGGTGCGCCGCCAGCGCGACCAGTCCATGGCCAGACGCCTGGGCTTCGACTTGCTGCTGCGCCAGTTGCGCGGCATTAATGAATACCTGCCCACCCCATCTCTACCTGCGGCCTGGCTGAACAAGCCCTTTGCCGACTACTGCAAAGACCTCGCTGCACTCAAGCAGCTGCCCACACCTACCGCGCAAAATTGGCAGCAGCTTGAACAACAAGGCTGGCAACGTCTGGCCGAAGTCCGCAACCTGGAACTGCTGCGCAACCTGTTTCGCCGCCCACTGGAGCTCTGGCTATTACTCGACCGCGCACTTTTCCTGCAAGAGCAAGGCTACAGCACGCGCCTTGGCCGCTTCTGCAGCCACCAACAGAGCCCACGAAATCTGCTGCTACTGGCCGAACGCCCATGA
- a CDS encoding ABC transporter permease yields MRKISEIAAWSVAVALIAYALWGGLTALNWDVIIKWLPRLSEGPLLTLELVAIAVLAGLILALPMGIARASRHWYVRALPYGYIFFRGTPLLVQLFLVYYGLAQFDAVREGPLWPYLRSPYWCAVLTMTMHTAAYIAEILRGAIQAVPPGEIEAARALGMSRAKTMFYIVLPRAARIGLPAYSNEVILMLKASALASTVTLLELTGMARTIIARTYLPVEIFFAAGMFYLLIAFLLVRGFKLLERWLRVDACQGR; encoded by the coding sequence ATGAGAAAGATCTCTGAAATCGCGGCCTGGTCGGTTGCCGTTGCGCTGATTGCCTATGCGCTGTGGGGCGGCCTGACCGCCCTTAACTGGGACGTGATCATCAAATGGCTGCCGCGCCTGTCTGAAGGCCCCCTGCTGACCCTGGAGCTGGTAGCCATCGCGGTTCTCGCTGGGTTGATTCTCGCCCTGCCGATGGGCATCGCCCGCGCCTCACGACACTGGTATGTGCGCGCCCTGCCCTACGGCTACATCTTCTTCCGTGGCACACCACTGCTGGTGCAGCTGTTCCTGGTGTATTACGGCCTGGCGCAGTTCGATGCGGTGCGCGAAGGCCCGCTCTGGCCCTATCTGCGCTCCCCGTACTGGTGCGCAGTGCTGACCATGACCATGCACACCGCTGCCTATATCGCCGAAATTCTGCGTGGCGCCATTCAGGCCGTACCACCAGGCGAGATCGAAGCCGCTCGTGCGCTAGGCATGTCGCGGGCCAAGACTATGTTCTATATCGTCCTGCCACGCGCCGCGCGTATCGGCTTGCCGGCTTACAGCAATGAAGTGATCTTGATGCTCAAGGCCAGCGCCCTGGCCAGTACCGTGACCCTGCTGGAACTCACTGGTATGGCCCGCACCATCATCGCCCGCACCTATCTGCCGGTGGAGATCTTCTTCGCGGCCGGGATGTTCTATCTTCTGATCGCCTTCCTGCTGGTTCGCGGCTTCAAGCTGCTGGAACGCTGGCTGCGCGTCGACGCCTGCCAGGGCCGCTGA
- a CDS encoding ABC transporter permease: MNFDLYGFGPALAAGTLMTIKLALTALCLGLVLGLLGALAKTSPYKPLQWLGGTYSTIVRGIPELLWVLLIYFGTVQLMHNLADLLGIESLELNAFAAGTIALGICFGAYATEVFRGAILAIPKGHREAGQALGMSKPRIFWRLILPQMWRIALPGLGNLFMILMKDTALVSVIGLEEIMRRSQIAVTASKEPFTFYMVAAFIYLGLTVLAMIGMHFLEKRSSRGFVRSAS, from the coding sequence ATGAATTTCGACCTCTACGGATTCGGCCCGGCCCTGGCTGCTGGCACCCTGATGACCATCAAGCTGGCGCTCACCGCGCTGTGCCTGGGTCTGGTGCTCGGCTTGCTCGGCGCCCTCGCCAAGACTTCCCCGTACAAGCCGCTGCAATGGCTTGGCGGCACTTACTCGACCATCGTGCGCGGGATTCCCGAGCTGCTCTGGGTGCTGCTGATCTATTTCGGCACCGTACAGCTGATGCACAACCTGGCGGACCTGCTCGGCATCGAAAGCCTTGAGCTGAACGCCTTCGCCGCCGGCACCATTGCCCTCGGCATCTGCTTCGGCGCATATGCCACCGAGGTGTTTCGCGGCGCCATCCTGGCCATCCCCAAGGGCCACCGAGAAGCCGGCCAAGCCTTGGGCATGTCCAAACCACGGATATTCTGGCGGCTGATCCTGCCGCAGATGTGGCGCATCGCCCTGCCCGGTCTGGGCAACCTGTTTATGATTCTGATGAAGGACACCGCACTGGTCTCGGTGATCGGCCTGGAAGAAATCATGCGCCGCTCGCAAATCGCCGTGACCGCCAGCAAGGAGCCCTTCACCTTTTATATGGTGGCGGCCTTTATTTACCTGGGCCTGACCGTGCTGGCGATGATCGGCATGCACTTCCTTGAAAAACGCTCCAGCCGTGGCTTTGTCAGGAGCGCGTCATGA
- a CDS encoding ABC transporter substrate-binding protein codes for MQNYKKILLAAAAAATLAFGTSAVAADKLKLGTEGAYPPFNLIDASGQVGGFDVEIGQALCAKMKAECEVVTSDWDGIIPALNAKKFDFLIASMSITEERKAAVDFSEPYYTNKLQFIAPKGGDFKTDKASLKGKVIGAQRATIAGTWLEDNLNGVVDIKLYDTQENAYLDLASGRLDGVLADTFVNWEWLKSDAGKSFEFKGDPVFDNDKIGIAVRKGDALREKLNAALAEIVADGTYKKINDKYFPFSIY; via the coding sequence ATGCAGAACTATAAGAAGATCTTGCTGGCCGCGGCCGCGGCCGCCACCCTGGCCTTCGGCACCAGCGCCGTCGCGGCGGACAAGCTGAAACTGGGTACCGAAGGCGCTTACCCGCCATTCAACCTGATTGACGCCAGCGGCCAGGTCGGCGGTTTTGACGTGGAAATCGGCCAAGCCCTGTGCGCCAAGATGAAGGCCGAGTGCGAAGTAGTCACCTCCGATTGGGACGGCATCATCCCAGCCCTGAACGCGAAGAAGTTCGACTTCCTGATCGCCTCCATGTCGATCACCGAAGAGCGCAAGGCTGCAGTGGATTTCAGCGAGCCTTACTACACCAACAAGCTGCAGTTCATCGCGCCCAAAGGCGGCGATTTCAAAACCGATAAAGCCAGCCTCAAAGGCAAAGTAATCGGCGCTCAGCGCGCCACCATCGCCGGCACCTGGCTGGAAGACAACCTCAATGGCGTGGTCGACATCAAACTGTACGACACCCAGGAAAACGCCTACCTTGACCTGGCCTCGGGCCGCCTCGATGGCGTGCTGGCTGATACCTTCGTCAACTGGGAATGGCTGAAGAGCGACGCCGGCAAGAGCTTCGAATTCAAGGGCGACCCGGTATTCGACAACGACAAGATCGGCATCGCCGTACGCAAAGGTGACGCGCTGCGCGAGAAGTTGAACGCCGCACTGGCCGAGATCGTGGCTGACGGCACCTACAAGAAGATCAACGACAAGTACTTCCCGTTCAGCATCTACTAA
- a CDS encoding ABC transporter ATP-binding protein, with protein MAEATPALEIRDLHKRYGDLEVLKGISLTARDGDVISILGSSGSGKSTFLRCINLLENPHKGQIILSGEELKLKAAKNGDLVAADSRQINRLRSEIGFVFQNFNLWPHMSVLDNIIEAPRRVLGQSKAEAIEVAEALLAKVGIADKRHVYPNQLSGGQQQRAAIARTLAMQPKVILFDEPTSALDPEMVQEVLNVIRALAEEGRTMLLVTHEMGFARQVSSEVVFLHQGLVEEQGSPEQVFDNPNSARCKQFMSSNH; from the coding sequence ATGGCCGAGGCCACGCCCGCGCTGGAAATACGCGACCTGCATAAACGCTACGGCGACCTTGAGGTGCTCAAGGGCATCTCCCTCACCGCTCGCGACGGCGATGTGATTTCCATCCTCGGCTCTTCCGGCTCCGGCAAGTCGACCTTTCTGCGCTGCATCAACCTGCTGGAAAACCCGCACAAGGGGCAGATCATCCTCTCGGGCGAAGAGCTAAAACTCAAAGCCGCGAAGAATGGCGACTTGGTCGCCGCCGACAGCCGCCAGATCAATCGCCTGCGCAGCGAGATCGGCTTTGTCTTCCAGAATTTCAATCTGTGGCCGCACATGAGCGTGCTCGATAACATTATCGAGGCACCACGCCGCGTATTGGGGCAGAGCAAAGCTGAGGCCATTGAGGTGGCCGAAGCGCTGCTGGCCAAGGTCGGTATCGCCGACAAGCGCCACGTTTACCCGAATCAGCTTTCCGGCGGCCAACAGCAGCGCGCGGCAATTGCCCGCACCCTGGCCATGCAGCCGAAAGTCATCCTGTTCGATGAGCCCACTTCGGCTCTCGACCCGGAGATGGTACAAGAAGTGCTTAATGTGATCCGCGCACTCGCCGAGGAAGGCCGCACCATGTTGCTGGTTACCCATGAAATGGGCTTTGCCCGTCAGGTGTCCAGCGAAGTGGTGTTTCTGCATCAGGGCCTGGTTGAAGAACAGGGCTCCCCAGAGCAGGTGTTCGACAACCCGAACTCGGCGCGCTGCAAACAATTCATGTCCAGTAATCACTGA
- a CDS encoding M48 family metallopeptidase: MASLHYGGEAIAYRVQLLPRPARKLTIKVQPDGQVLVLAPVDASAEQISAGVNKRARWIWEQLQPIRERLLHVRPRQYISGETHFYLGKRYPLKVSESSSAPQQVKLLRGMLCISVRQNRPEKVRELLFAWYKTRAREQFKQRLERLMPQALWLTQQPTLRLLTMQTQWGSCSHSGTLTLNPHLVKAPPECIDYVLLHELCHLAEHNHSEAFWRLLDQLMPDWQPIKARLDEMVELYLNDVR; encoded by the coding sequence ATGGCCAGCCTGCATTACGGCGGCGAGGCGATTGCCTATCGGGTCCAGCTGCTGCCACGCCCGGCGCGCAAGCTGACCATCAAGGTGCAGCCGGATGGCCAGGTACTGGTGCTGGCCCCGGTCGATGCCAGCGCCGAGCAGATCAGCGCCGGGGTGAACAAGCGCGCACGCTGGATCTGGGAGCAGCTGCAACCGATCCGCGAGCGCCTGCTGCATGTGCGCCCGCGCCAGTACATCAGCGGTGAAACGCATTTTTACCTGGGCAAGCGCTACCCGCTGAAGGTCAGCGAGAGCAGCAGCGCGCCGCAGCAGGTCAAGCTGCTGCGCGGCATGCTGTGCATCAGTGTGCGGCAGAACAGGCCGGAGAAGGTTCGCGAGCTGCTGTTCGCCTGGTACAAGACCCGCGCCCGCGAGCAGTTCAAGCAGCGCCTAGAGCGCCTTATGCCCCAAGCGCTCTGGCTGACGCAACAACCCACACTGCGCCTGCTGACCATGCAGACGCAGTGGGGCAGCTGCTCGCATTCCGGCACCCTGACGCTCAACCCACACCTGGTCAAAGCCCCGCCGGAGTGCATCGACTATGTGTTGCTGCACGAGCTTTGCCACCTGGCTGAACACAATCACTCGGAAGCCTTCTGGCGCTTGCTAGATCAGTTGATGCCGGACTGGCAGCCAATCAAGGCGCGTTTGGATGAGATGGTGGAGTTGTATTTGAATGATGTGCGCTGA
- a CDS encoding type I restriction endonuclease subunit R produces MLAPVLRAELAKRRFCSNGVEHGLSEAALNKLVAEISHPPLNEGLQAANQRLSDQLLYGVSVADFVAGAKVNPTIALIDWNTPSNNSFHLTEELGVGCTSGIGQRIPDIVLYVNGLPLVVIEAKRPDANSGKDLIKQGISQMLRNQRADEIPQLFAFSQLLLVVDGSGGRYGTVGTTETFWAAWREEEIGEVEFAELKNRPLAAAQEQAIFAQRPAASLAWYRSWLAGGLLASQQDKLLASLCRPERLLELVRFYTYSDNKHGKIVARYQQVFGIRALLARIQQRDVRGARQGGVIWHTTGSGKSITMLLLAKALIFHPQLQNCRVLVITDRTDLEAQLSKTFASAGVLTERDQQEALSQSGRHLAQQIGKGTARVMFSLIQKFNSAAKLPECRNDSSDFIVLVDEGHRSQGGENHVQMRLALPNAAFVAFTGTPLLQNEKTQNKFGPIVHAYTMQRAVEDGTVTPLLYEERRLELDVNDRAIDSWFERHTQGLSEAQQADLKKKFAKKGELYKALGRLELIAHDISEHFGNIPDGLKGQVACDSRVSAIRLKGFLDEIGKVSSALVMSAPDSREGNSDSDEDSKSVVQAWWDKHVGKEDGTVYKQRMIDAFAEDDGPDLLIVIDQLLTGFDEPRNAVLYIDKNLKQHNLIQAIARVNRLHPNKKHGLLIDYRGILGELDITIAQYQDLATRTQGGYSIEDLDGLYSPMSTEYKKLPGLHQQLWAIFAEVKNTQDIEQMLAVLLPRLQELDGEQVDTRQKARDDFYALLSEFAGCLAIALQSQAFFQDKSVSEQTRRQYKETVKQLSNLRQRLKQATGDTVDYDEYAVQVKKLMDKHVLGIGVQESKGAYVVGDMGAHKPEAWSEEKTRNEKDIIQTRLTKEIDQLLDDPYAQKRFSELLRQVIAEADALFDNPLKQYLLFKSFDEQLQQRQLDELPDAVRSNPHVQAYFGAFKLLLDEQHVAPDTVDTPQWVLLAEQTDAIVSQAVREFSINPLNIEAAVRQQLLPLYFMALKALGLGMDQVQALVEQVVQIIRAGTRKA; encoded by the coding sequence GTGCTGGCACCGGTGCTGCGCGCCGAATTGGCCAAGCGGCGCTTTTGCAGCAATGGCGTGGAACACGGCCTGAGCGAGGCGGCGCTTAACAAGCTGGTGGCCGAGATCAGCCATCCGCCGCTCAATGAGGGCTTGCAGGCGGCCAACCAGCGCCTGTCCGACCAGTTGCTGTACGGGGTGAGCGTGGCCGACTTTGTCGCCGGGGCCAAGGTCAACCCGACCATCGCGCTGATCGACTGGAACACGCCGAGCAATAACAGCTTCCACCTCACCGAGGAGTTGGGCGTGGGCTGCACCAGCGGCATTGGCCAGCGCATCCCGGATATCGTGCTGTACGTGAACGGCCTGCCGCTGGTGGTGATCGAGGCCAAGCGGCCGGACGCCAACAGTGGCAAGGATCTGATCAAGCAGGGCATCTCGCAGATGCTGCGCAACCAGCGCGCCGATGAAATCCCCCAGCTGTTCGCCTTTAGCCAGTTGCTGCTGGTGGTCGATGGCAGCGGCGGGCGCTACGGCACGGTGGGCACCACCGAGACGTTCTGGGCCGCCTGGCGCGAGGAAGAGATCGGCGAGGTGGAATTCGCCGAGCTGAAAAACCGCCCACTGGCAGCCGCCCAGGAGCAGGCGATTTTCGCCCAGCGCCCCGCCGCGAGCCTGGCCTGGTACCGCAGTTGGCTGGCCGGCGGGTTGCTGGCCAGCCAGCAGGATAAACTGCTGGCCAGCCTGTGCCGGCCGGAGCGTTTGCTGGAGCTGGTGCGCTTTTACACCTACAGCGACAACAAGCACGGCAAGATCGTCGCCCGTTACCAGCAAGTGTTTGGCATCCGCGCGCTGCTTGCGCGCATCCAGCAGCGCGATGTGCGCGGCGCACGCCAGGGCGGGGTGATCTGGCACACCACCGGCTCGGGCAAGTCGATCACCATGCTGCTGCTCGCCAAGGCGCTGATCTTCCACCCGCAGCTGCAGAATTGCCGGGTGCTGGTGATCACCGACCGCACCGACCTGGAGGCGCAGCTGAGCAAGACCTTCGCCAGCGCCGGGGTGTTGACCGAGCGCGACCAGCAGGAGGCCCTGAGCCAGTCTGGCCGGCATCTGGCCCAGCAGATCGGCAAGGGCACGGCGCGGGTGATGTTTAGCCTGATCCAGAAATTCAACTCGGCGGCCAAGCTGCCGGAATGTCGCAACGACAGCAGCGATTTCATCGTGTTGGTGGACGAAGGCCATCGCTCGCAAGGCGGCGAAAACCATGTGCAGATGCGCCTGGCCCTGCCCAACGCCGCCTTCGTGGCTTTTACCGGCACGCCACTGCTGCAGAACGAGAAAACCCAGAACAAGTTCGGCCCCATCGTGCACGCCTACACCATGCAGCGCGCCGTGGAAGACGGCACGGTGACGCCGCTGCTGTACGAAGAACGCCGCCTGGAGCTGGATGTGAACGACCGCGCCATCGACAGTTGGTTCGAGCGCCACACCCAGGGCCTGAGCGAAGCGCAGCAGGCCGACCTGAAAAAGAAATTCGCCAAGAAGGGCGAGCTGTACAAGGCCCTGGGCCGCTTGGAGCTGATCGCCCATGACATCAGCGAGCACTTCGGCAATATCCCCGATGGTCTGAAAGGCCAGGTGGCGTGTGACAGCCGGGTGTCGGCGATTCGCCTGAAGGGCTTTCTCGATGAGATCGGCAAGGTCAGTTCGGCGCTGGTGATGTCCGCCCCAGATAGCCGCGAGGGCAATAGCGACAGCGACGAGGACAGCAAGTCGGTGGTGCAGGCCTGGTGGGACAAACATGTCGGCAAAGAAGACGGCACCGTCTACAAGCAGCGCATGATCGACGCCTTTGCCGAGGACGACGGGCCGGACCTGCTGATCGTCATCGACCAGTTGCTGACCGGCTTCGACGAGCCGCGCAACGCGGTGCTGTATATCGACAAGAACCTCAAGCAGCACAACCTGATCCAGGCCATTGCGCGGGTCAATCGCCTGCACCCGAATAAGAAACACGGCCTGCTGATCGACTATCGCGGCATTCTCGGCGAGCTGGACATCACCATCGCCCAGTACCAGGACCTGGCCACGCGCACCCAGGGCGGTTACAGCATCGAAGACCTGGACGGCTTGTACAGTCCGATGAGCACCGAATACAAAAAACTGCCGGGCCTGCACCAGCAGCTGTGGGCGATCTTCGCCGAGGTGAAGAACACCCAGGATATCGAGCAGATGCTGGCGGTGCTGCTGCCGCGCCTGCAGGAGCTGGACGGCGAGCAGGTGGATACCCGGCAGAAGGCCCGCGATGACTTCTACGCGCTGCTCAGCGAGTTTGCCGGGTGCCTGGCGATTGCCTTGCAGTCCCAGGCGTTCTTTCAGGACAAAAGCGTCAGCGAGCAGACCCGTCGCCAGTACAAGGAGACGGTCAAGCAGCTGTCCAACCTGCGCCAGCGCCTCAAGCAGGCCACTGGCGACACCGTGGATTACGACGAGTACGCGGTGCAGGTGAAAAAGCTGATGGACAAGCACGTGCTGGGCATTGGCGTGCAGGAATCCAAGGGCGCTTATGTGGTGGGGGATATGGGCGCGCATAAACCCGAGGCCTGGAGCGAAGAAAAAACCCGCAACGAGAAGGACATCATCCAGACCCGCTTGACCAAGGAAATCGACCAACTGCTGGACGACCCTTATGCGCAGAAACGCTTCTCCGAGCTGCTGCGCCAGGTGATTGCCGAGGCCGATGCGCTGTTCGACAACCCGCTCAAGCAGTACCTGCTGTTCAAGTCATTCGACGAGCAACTGCAGCAGCGCCAGCTCGACGAGCTGCCCGATGCAGTGCGCAGCAACCCGCATGTGCAGGCGTATTTCGGCGCCTTCAAGCTGCTGCTGGATGAACAGCACGTAGCGCCAGACACGGTCGACACGCCGCAGTGGGTTCTGCTGGCCGAGCAGACCGACGCCATCGTTAGCCAGGCGGTGCGCGAGTTTTCCATCAACCCGCTGAACATCGAGGCTGCCGTACGCCAGCAGCTGCTGCCGCTGTACTTTATGGCGCTGAAAGCCCTGGGCCTGGGGATGGATCAGGTGCAGGCGCTGGTGGAGCAAGTGGTGCAGATCATCCGCGCCGGAACGCGCAAAGCCTGA